From one Panulirus ornatus isolate Po-2019 chromosome 11, ASM3632096v1, whole genome shotgun sequence genomic stretch:
- the LOC139751097 gene encoding uncharacterized protein has protein sequence MVNHVFAHGLGEEEYKEFLEDAAAKRPDNCHALAPVDCNLQVLGALNTDAKKADFRLKDVGKDIIMAATILTKSLTVLDKIAQTSQPDVAQEVGMLNGALALLGHANHKNNLARRFIIKREINHKYAHLCSDKVPMTHLLFGDDVSLSAKHTEESEKLRSKIAPRKPLSTSKFGPGKFWGSSGRLPYRSFMAKFHPYGQRTHGPWSEHWQSFSRQGPETKNSRGRGHNPGSN, from the coding sequence ATGGTTAACCATGTATTTGCTCACGGCTTGGGAGAGGAGGAGTATAAGGAGTTTTTGGAGGATGCTGCAGCCAAGAGGCCAGATAACTGTCATGCCTTAGCACCCGTGGATTGCAACTTGCAAGTTTTAGGTGCACTGAATACTGATGCCAAGAAGGCAGACTTCCGTTTGAaggatgttgggaaagacattattaTGGCTGCCACAATTTTGACTAAGTCACTCACAGTGCTTGACAAGATCGCCCAGACTAGCCAACCAGATGTTGCCCAGGAAGTGGGCATGCTTAATGGTGCCCTGGCACTCCTGGGTCATGCTAATCACAAGAATAATCTGGCTCGCCGGTTCATCATCAAGCGCGAAATTAACCACAAGTATGCTCATCTCTGTTCAGACAAGGTTCCCATGACTCATCTCCTGTTTGGGGATGATGTCTCACTCTCAGCCAAGCACACTGAGGAGTCTGAAAAGTTAAGGAGTAAGATTGCTCCAAGGAAACCGCTCTCTACCTCGAAGTTTGGTCCTGGCAAATTTTGGGGCTCTTCTGGGAGACTGCCATACAGGAGTTTTATGGCCAAGTTTCATCCATATGGCCAACGCACGCATGGTCCCTGGAGTGAGCACTGGCAATCCTTCTCACGGCAGGGTCCTGAGACAAAAAACTCCCGAGGCCGGGGTCACAATCCCGGCAGTAACTGA